One window of Ralstonia pickettii DTP0602 genomic DNA carries:
- a CDS encoding penicillin-binding protein 1C (K05367: pbpC; penicillin-binding protein 1C [EC:2.4.1.-]) — MRPHCRRALLIAVVAWSSPAAALPSFEQVRTDWRSADVVVLDRHGDTVGRVRDDFRARRGDWVALAETSPALRTAIVLSEDRRFYAHSGVDWQGVAAAAWANLWNTRTRGASTLTMQLAGLLDDDLRRPGAAGQGRSFTQKLGQAAGAAALERSWSKDQILEAYLNLVPFRGELVGLSAMSQVLFGKYPEGLNARESALAVALVRAPNAKAAQVASRACGILREMRVPRECDGLEGFAQLALLRTGPVAQRAAAAMATSASPQFAPHLSRRLVGETRAQLAPGAPMPARIASTLDARLQRAAMASLDRHLRELTGRNVEDGAVVVIDNASGDVLAYVGSSGALSAAAQVDHAAALRQAGSTLKPFLYEQALEEKRITAASLLDDRPVNLPVGGGLYVPQNYDHRYAGWVSTRAALAASLNVPAVRTLVMVTPHRFHKRLVALGLPLTEAGDYYGYSLALGSADVSLLALTNAYRALANGGRYAPPRLRQGMPAPAMIPVMQPAASYVIADILSDRHARARTFGLDSPLTTRFWTAVKTGTSKDMRDNWCIGWSQRYTVGVWVGNASGASMHDVSGVSGAAPVWHDVMEALHRAQGSRAPAAPAGVERAALTFADGLEPAREEVFLTGTAITRVSVGAPAARPSAPVIANPADGTVFALDPDMPPASQRVWFQAEGVAGQAARAVSWRMDGKPLGRGGEVAWLPWPGRHQVELLDAAGKVVDRIGIEVRGASVRAPATASKR, encoded by the coding sequence ATGAGGCCACATTGCCGTCGCGCCTTGCTGATCGCGGTAGTGGCCTGGTCCTCGCCGGCTGCGGCCTTGCCTTCCTTCGAACAGGTCCGCACCGACTGGCGCAGTGCCGACGTGGTGGTGCTGGACCGCCACGGCGATACCGTGGGCCGCGTGCGGGACGATTTCCGCGCGCGCCGCGGCGACTGGGTCGCGCTGGCGGAGACCTCACCCGCATTGCGCACTGCCATCGTGCTGTCGGAGGACCGGCGCTTCTATGCGCATAGCGGCGTGGACTGGCAGGGCGTGGCCGCCGCCGCGTGGGCCAACCTGTGGAACACGCGCACGCGCGGCGCCTCGACGCTGACCATGCAGCTGGCGGGGCTGCTCGACGACGACCTGCGCCGGCCCGGCGCGGCGGGGCAGGGGCGCAGCTTCACGCAGAAACTGGGACAGGCCGCGGGCGCGGCCGCGCTGGAGCGTAGCTGGAGCAAGGACCAGATCCTGGAGGCCTACCTGAACCTGGTGCCGTTCCGCGGCGAGCTGGTGGGCTTGTCGGCGATGTCGCAGGTGCTGTTCGGCAAGTATCCGGAAGGGCTCAACGCGCGCGAGTCGGCGCTGGCAGTGGCGCTGGTGCGCGCGCCCAATGCGAAGGCGGCGCAGGTGGCGAGCCGCGCCTGCGGCATCCTGCGCGAGATGCGGGTGCCGCGCGAGTGCGACGGGCTGGAAGGCTTCGCGCAGCTCGCGCTGCTGCGTACCGGCCCGGTGGCACAGCGCGCGGCGGCAGCGATGGCGACCTCGGCATCGCCACAGTTTGCGCCGCACCTGTCGCGCCGGCTGGTCGGCGAAACGCGGGCGCAACTGGCGCCCGGTGCGCCGATGCCCGCGCGCATCGCCTCCACGCTCGACGCCCGCCTGCAGCGCGCGGCCATGGCCAGCCTCGACCGGCACCTGCGCGAACTGACCGGGCGCAATGTCGAAGACGGCGCGGTGGTGGTGATCGACAACGCCAGCGGCGATGTGCTGGCCTACGTGGGCTCGTCTGGCGCGCTGTCGGCGGCGGCGCAGGTGGACCATGCTGCCGCGCTGCGGCAGGCGGGCTCGACGCTCAAGCCGTTCCTGTACGAACAGGCGCTGGAAGAGAAGCGGATCACCGCGGCATCGCTGCTGGACGACCGGCCCGTCAACCTGCCGGTTGGTGGCGGGCTCTACGTGCCGCAGAACTACGACCACCGCTACGCCGGCTGGGTCAGCACGCGCGCGGCGCTGGCCGCGTCGCTGAACGTGCCGGCGGTGCGCACACTGGTGATGGTGACTCCGCACCGCTTCCACAAGCGGCTGGTGGCGCTCGGGCTGCCGCTGACCGAGGCGGGCGACTACTACGGCTACAGCCTGGCGCTGGGCAGCGCCGATGTATCGCTGCTGGCGCTGACCAATGCCTATCGCGCGCTGGCCAACGGCGGGCGCTACGCGCCGCCGCGGCTCAGGCAAGGCATGCCCGCGCCGGCGATGATACCGGTGATGCAGCCGGCCGCGAGCTACGTGATCGCCGATATCCTGTCCGATCGCCACGCACGTGCGCGCACCTTCGGCCTCGACAGCCCGCTGACCACGCGCTTCTGGACCGCGGTCAAGACCGGCACCAGCAAGGACATGCGCGACAACTGGTGCATCGGCTGGTCGCAGCGCTATACGGTGGGCGTGTGGGTCGGCAATGCCAGCGGTGCCAGCATGCACGATGTCTCGGGCGTGTCGGGCGCGGCGCCGGTGTGGCATGACGTCATGGAAGCGCTGCACCGCGCGCAAGGCAGCCGCGCGCCCGCGGCGCCCGCGGGCGTGGAGCGCGCGGCGCTGACTTTTGCCGATGGCCTCGAACCCGCGCGCGAAGAAGTCTTCCTGACCGGCACCGCGATCACGCGCGTCAGCGTCGGCGCCCCCGCCGCGCGCCCGAGCGCACCGGTGATCGCCAACCCGGCCGACGGCACCGTGTTCGCCCTCGATCCCGACATGCCGCCCGCGTCGCAGCGCGTGTGGTTCCAGGCCGAGGGCGTGGCGGGGCAGGCCGCGCGCGCGGTCAGCTGGCGCATGGACGGCAAGCCGCTGGGCCGCGGCGGCGAGGTGGCTTGGCTCCCGTGGCCGGGGCGGCACCAGGTGGAACTGCTCGATGCCGCGGGCAAGGTGGTGGACCGTATCGGCATCGAAGTGCGCGGCGCATCGGTGCGCGCGCCGGCCACTGCCTCAAAGCGCTGA